The sequence CGATGCCGCGCTCGGGCATCCGGCTGCCGAGCCGGTTGCGCATCGTCTTGCGCGCCCAGCTGCGCATGCCGTGCTGCTCCATGTGTTCGATCCATCCGTCACCGCTGGGCGGGGTGACGATCGAGCTGCAGAGCGTGAGCGTCTTCACCAGGTCGGGCCGGTTCGCCGCGAGCATCGCGCTGCTGATGCCGCCGCTCTTGCCGCCGACCACGTGCACCGGGCCACCACCTGCGACGTGGTTCACGATGCGCACCAGGTCATCGACGAACAGCTCGGTCGACAGCGGGAAGTCCTCCGCGACCGGGCCTGACTTGCCGAAGCCCCGCTGGTCGATCCGGATCATCCGGTAGCGGCGCGAGAAGTGCGGCACCCAGGCGCGCCACGCGTCGAGGTTCTCGGTGAACCCGTGCACGAACAGCACCGTCTCGGGCGTGGTCCAAGCGTCGGTGTGGTCGTCGATCTCGTAGTACAGCTTCGCGTCGGG comes from Rhodocyclaceae bacterium and encodes:
- a CDS encoding alpha/beta hydrolase, which produces MPFLELPDAKLYYEIDDHTDAWTTPETVLFVHGFTENLDAWRAWVPHFSRRYRMIRIDQRGFGKSGPVAEDFPLSTELFVDDLVRIVNHVAGGGPVHVVGGKSGGISSAMLAANRPDLVKTLTLCSSIVTPPSGDGWIEHMEQHGMRSWARKTMRNRLGSRMPERGIDWWVDMMGATALSTAKAYLRWVGAIDIREDIPRIQCPTLVIGTNAAGKDRATMSRWQQTIPGSQLEIVPIDGYHAAGTDPDATAKVVLAFLASRST